Proteins encoded in a region of the Micropterus dolomieu isolate WLL.071019.BEF.003 ecotype Adirondacks linkage group LG07, ASM2129224v1, whole genome shotgun sequence genome:
- the acmsd gene encoding 2-amino-3-carboxymuconate-6-semialdehyde decarboxylase, which produces MFSYWAKPHDTLDLSVLLNDNLAETVRSNPKRFVGLGTLPMQAPDLAVLEMRRCVKELGFPGVQIGSHIKNWDLNATELYPFYAAAEELGCSIFVHPWDMQTDGRMAKYWLPWLVGMPSETTMAICSMIFGGVFERFPKLKVCFAHGGGSFPFTVGRIEHGHKVRPDLCAVDNEISPKKYLGSFYTDSLVHDPIALKLLIDVIGKDKVMLGTDYPFPLGELQPGSLIESMDEFDDTLKDKLLAGNALEFLGLKREQFE; this is translated from the exons ATGTTCAGTTACTGG GCCAAGCCTCATGACACACTGGATCTCTCTGTCCTTTTAAATGACAATTTGGCTGAGACAGTGCGTAGCAACCCCAAGAGGTTTGTGGGCCTGGGCACTCTGCCCATGCAAGCTCCTGACTTAGCCGTGCTGGAGATGAGGCGCTGCGTGAAGGAACTGGGCTTCCCTGGGGTGCAGATTGGCTCACATATCAAGAACTGGGACCTCAACGCCACTGAACTCTATCCTTTCTATGCT GCAGCTGAGGAGCTGGGCTGCTCCATATTTGTCCACCCATGGGACATGCAGACAGATGGGAGGATGGCTAAGTATTGGCTGCCATGGCTGGTGG GCATGCCGTCAGAGACAACCATGGCTATTTGCTCGATGATATTTGGAGGTGTCTTCGAGAGATTTCCTAAACTGAAAGTCTGCTTTGCACATGGAG GTGGCTCTTTTCCATTCACCGTTGGCAGAATTGAACATGGCCACAAAGTCCGCCCTGACCTGTGTGCAGTGGACAACGAAATCAGTCCAAAGAAATACCTCGGCTCTTTCTACACCGACTCCCTAGTTCACGATCCCATCGCCCTGAAGCTACTCATTGATGTCATTGGAAAA GATAAAGTGATGCTGGGAACAGATTATCCATTCCCGCTGGGTGAGCTGCAGCCTGGATCACTGATTGAGTCAATGGATGAATTTGATGACACGCTAAAG GATAAATTGCTTGCTGGAAATGCACTGGAGTTTTTGGGCCTGAAACGAGAGCAATTTGAGTAA